A stretch of DNA from Bremerella alba:
CGCGTTAGAGATCCCTAAGAACCCGACCGCTGACCCATGGCCGGTCCACATGATCGACAACTCGCTGCACGTGATGCACAACTTCCTGCCGATCGACTTCACCGGCAACGGCCAGACCGATATCATCTCGGCCAGCTACGAAGGGGTCTACCTTCACGAACGTCAGCCAGACGGCACCTGGCAGAAGTCGCAATTGGGCAGCGGTGACCAAGAGTCGAGTCCCAGCCGCGGGGCCAGCGAAGTCAAAGTCGGCCAACTGGTCAATGGCGATCGGTATATCGCCACCCTCGAGCCTTGGCACGGAAACCAGGTCGTGGTTTACACCAAACCGGACGATCAGCCGCTGCGTAGTCTCTGGAATCGGCACGTTCTCGACGATCAGCTGAAGTGGGGTCACGCCGTCTGGTGCGCAAATTTGGATGGGGATGCCGACGAAGAGCTCGTCATTGGGATTCGGGACGATCAAACCGACAGCACGCGTCGCGGGCTACGTATCTTCGACCCGCAGGATGCTAAGGGATCCCAGTTCAAGCGAATCGTGATCGACCCCGGTGCCGTCGCCATCGAGGATTTAGCCGTAGGAGACCTCAACGGAGACGGTAAAGCGGACATCGTTGCGGTCGGACGGCAAACGCACAACGCCAAGATCTATTGGAACCAAACTCAATAGCACTAGCCACAATTCTCAAACATTGCCTAATTATCGGGTTGTTCCTACTATTTTTTGTCGCAACATTTCAATATCGCTGGGTGAATTGGGCAGCGATCGTTACACTAGATTTCACCTGCCAAGAGCGAAATCTTATCTCCCCACATCATGAAGAACGAAATAGGAACAGGCCCGATGAGTAAAGTTCGCTGGGGTGTACTGAGCACCGCGAAGATCGGCACGGTCAAGGTCATCCCCGGGATGCAAAAAGGGCAATTCTGCGAAGTGATCGGCATCGCCTCGCGGTCGC
This window harbors:
- a CDS encoding FG-GAP repeat domain-containing protein, yielding MRYLPTLLTALLLLPCPLLADELSFEPEELKTKLGVGYAVRLLDMNGDDKLDICIVDQERIFWLENPSWSEHEILGPGQTNADNVAFAPADIDGDGQLDFAVAAGWGGGKTQRGTIQWITSAEPKEDHWNVHPIRNEHSTHRIQFADVVGDERPELVVGPLFGPGTTGPHFAEHGVRLIALEIPKNPTADPWPVHMIDNSLHVMHNFLPIDFTGNGQTDIISASYEGVYLHERQPDGTWQKSQLGSGDQESSPSRGASEVKVGQLVNGDRYIATLEPWHGNQVVVYTKPDDQPLRSLWNRHVLDDQLKWGHAVWCANLDGDADEELVIGIRDDQTDSTRRGLRIFDPQDAKGSQFKRIVIDPGAVAIEDLAVGDLNGDGKADIVAVGRQTHNAKIYWNQTQ